The Macaca mulatta isolate MMU2019108-1 chromosome 19, T2T-MMU8v2.0, whole genome shotgun sequence sequence GAAGGCTTTCCCACAGTccttacatttatagggttttatTCCAGTGTGAATTCGAAAGTGATCACTGAGGCATGAGGAATTTCTAAAGTATTTTCCACATATCTTACATTCAAAGGGATCCTTTGCAGTGtgagtttttaaatgttcagtaAGTTGAGAAGATGTAGTGAAGGCTATCCCACATTCCTTGCATTCATAAGGCTTCTCACCCACATGACTTTTCATGTGTTGACTTAAGCAAGAGGAAACAGTGAAGGCTTTCCCACAATCCTTACAtttataaggtttctctccagtgtgagttttTCTGTGCTGAGTAAGCTGACAAGACCTagtgaaggctttcccacactccTTACACTCATAGGGATTGTCTCCAGTGTGGGTTCCCATGTGAATGTTAAGGTATGCAGAATATCTAAAGCTttttccacattccttacatttgtagggtttttctGAACTGTGACTTTGTATATGCACAGCAAGGTCTGTGGAGTGAATAAAGCCTCTCCCACATTCCTTCCATTCGTGGAGACTTTCTCTATTGTGAGTTCTTAAATGTCCCTGAAGGTGTGAATGATTAACGAAGGACTTCCCAGAGTCACTGCAATCAAAAGCTTTATCTCCTGTGCACATTCTCTGGTGAACAACATCAGGGGTCAggctgaaggcttttccacactGACTAAACACAGAACGTTGCTCTCCAGTAGAGGTTTTCTTGTGCAGAGTAAGGAAGTCTACTCCATACAGATGACACTCAAATGCATTCTCACTATTTTGAGTTCTCACGTGTGTCTTAAGGCATGAGTGTTCACTGGAGACATCTCCACATTGCTTAACATCATTGGCCTCCCCTCCGTTGTAGCTTCCTATCTGTtgataaaggaatgaatgatgaTTAAAGGACTGTTCAGACTACTAACAGATTCCACTCATCAGAAGAGAGGAACATTGTGATGATTATTTGCGTGTTTACGATTTTCATTACACACATACAAGTACTgcccttttgatttctttccaGTGGAATGATGAAAAGCTCCTGTCAGGCTGTGCCATCTACTCTAATCTCAAATGTCTGTAGACTTTTATGAAATTGCTTTAAAAACTCACTATCTAGTTACAAATGTGTACTTGATGGGAACTCTAAAACACTTaagtgttggctgggcacggtggctcacacctgtaatcccagtgctttgggaggccaaggggggcagatcacctcaggtcaagagttcaagaccagcctggccaacatggtgaaaccctgtctctactaaaaatgcaaaaattagccaggcatggtggcgcgtgcctgtactcccagctactcaggtgggtGAGGCACAAaagtcgcttgagcccaggaggtggaggttgcagtgagccaagatcgtgcaattgcattccagcctgggcgacagagcaagactcagagagaaaaacaacagTAAGTGTCAAGCTAGGTTTCAGGTATCCCCAGGTCATCGTATTGAGTCCTCTCCAGAGTCATTATCCCTCTGGGGAATGCTACTTATCTCAAAGAGCTCTCAttctgctaattttcttttttcttttactgtaattaaattaatttagtttttaGAGCTAAGAtgttgctatgttgaccaggctggtctagaactcctagcctcaaatgatcctcccacttcagtctcccaaagtgctgggattacaggtgtgagccaccatgcccagatttaTTCTGATTTTCTATAATGAAATCCCCAATCATCTCTAAATGTGAAAACTAAGACGTATCCTTGTTAATCTTACCATTTGAATCCCACTGGAGTTTGGCTCCCCCAAAAAATCTTGCTGAAGGGCTGACTCTTTGGTTTTAAGTTGCACTTTCCATTCtgaagctaaagaaaaaaagaaatgtaaggaTTTAGAGACACACAGGGTAGACAGATGGAGCTGAAAATGAGAGAGatcatttgtatttgttttcttttcttttttttttttttttgagacagagtctcgctctgttgcccaggctggagtgcaatggcatggtcttggcctcccagaaccTGGGaggtctctgcctcccaggttcaagtgattctcctgcctcagcctcctgagtagctgggactacaggcacgtgccaccacacccagctaattttgtatttttagtagagatggggtttcactatgttgcccaagtgggtctcaaactcctgacctcgtgattcatcCGCCTcaaccccccaaagtgctgggattacagccgtgagccactgcacctggcccctgtatttgttttcaaattaaacATGGTAACAAAAAACAAGACAGATTGTATATCAAAAATGTGGCAATAATAAGGATATAGCGTCAAAATTTTACATAGTTTACTACCAACTGattctatgaaaattaaaaactcatgGTGAACACAAAGAATATTACCATGGAAGGGAAGTCAAGGAATAGGACAACAAGCACACATCAAAACAGGgaacttgtttttcttctttttttgagacagagtttcactcttgttactcaggttggagtgcaatgggacaatcttggctcactacaacctccacctcccaagttcaagcgattctcctgcctcagcctcccaagtagctgggattacaggcgtctgccaccaagcccagctaatttttgtattttcagtagagacggggtttcagcattgttggccaggctggtcttgaactcctgatatcaggtgatcctcccgcctcggcctcccaaagttctgggattacagacatgagccaccggtgagtcaccatgcccagcctttttttttttcgagacagagtctcactctttcaacccagctggagttcagtggcacgatcttggctcatcgcaaccttcagctcctgggttcaagcaattctcctgcctcagtctccctagtagcagggactacaggagtgcgccaccacacccagctaatagttgtatttttgtagcaatgggtttcaccacgttggccaggctggtcttgaaatcatgacctcatgtgatccacccgcctcagcctctccaagtgctgagattacaggcgagccaccacacctggcctaaaacaagaacttttaaagaagaaaccaaCGGGTCCTATCACAGGAAAAAATGAGTAGACAAAGTTAAGACTATGAGAAGCTAAAGATTTCTTAACTTCTAAGAAAGAAATGgcctagctgggcaaggtggctcacgcctgtaatcccagcactttgggaagccgaggcaggtagaacacttgaaatcaggagtttgggaccagcctggccaacgtggtaaaaccccatctctaataataatacaaaaaattaggtgggcatggtggcacacacctgtagtcctggctactcaggaggctgaggcaggagaatcacttgaacctgggaggctgaagttgcagtgagccaagatcacaccactgcattacagcctgggtgacggtaAAACcgtgtctcaggaaaaaaaaaaaaaaaaaggcctcaaCGCTGTGAGATAAACTGCATCTTAAAAAGTTTTCTcattatggccaggtgcagtggctcacgcctgtaaccccagcactttggaaggctgaggcaggcggatcataaggtcaggagttcgagaccagcctgaccaacatggtgaaaccccatctctactaaaaatacgaaaattagctgagcgtggtggtgggcgcctgtaatcccagctactcaggaggctgaggcaggagaatcgcttgcaccccagaggcagaggttgcagtgagctgagatccggccactgcactccagcctgggcgacagagcgagaatctgtctcaaaaaaaaaaaaaaagtttcctcatTTTACTTGTAAACATACTGAACTTACTGACCAGGGCAGTCCATCATGAACACTCACCTTGGAAATCACCTCTCTGCACTGTCCTAGACTCTTCTTGTTCCAGCCAAGAGATCAGACTGGGTTTGAAGAGCTGATACCCTGTGCACAGAGAAAGACTCATTACCAGAAGAGGCTCATGCATGAGATGACAAATCTTTCCATAACTCAGTAGCTGCAGTTCCAATGGAAgcagtgaaattattttaaaagggcTAAAAACGCAAATATCATCTGTCTGTGCCCCCAAAAGATTGGTGATCTCTGATCCCTGAAGCCCAAATCCAGGCTGATGTACATACTTACAAAAAGCACTAAGACTTTTATCCAAATAGGAAGTTAAATGAAACAAAGAGATCTTCATTCTCATGGGAAACAACTATACATCTCATTCTTCAACATTATAGCACATCAGATTCAtgagagcttgttaaaacacCTGACAGGGCCCCTGTTGCAGAGTTTCTGACTTGAGTATGTCAAAGGTGGAGACTGAGAACGTACAGCTCCAATAGTGCTGATGAATCTCTACCACCAAGTAGAAGAAACCCTATTAGGGCAGGGACTATGTCTGTTATTTCCCACTGTGTTCAGAGTTGCTGTCTCTGATGTGCGATACAGTAAATACATAACATAATCTGTTCCACAGCAGGTTACAAGGGATGAGGCCAGTCTTACCTACTGTGGCCAAATTCTTATAGTTCTCTAGCATCACATCTCTGTAGAGGTTTCTCTGAGTTGGGTCCAGTAAAGTCCATTCTTCTGGGGTGAAGTCCACAGCCAGATCATCAAAAGTCACTGAATCCTAAACCATCACACACATGCTGGCTTGAGTCACATAACATGTCTACCGGTGTTCGCTGCAAAATGCAATACCTACAGAGTCTGAGGGCTCACACTGCCTACCCCAGAGTTCACTGGTCCCAGGAGGTCCTCTCTATCCACACTCACTCACTGTCAGTCCCCTCCAGTGACATGACTTGAATGGCACTTCTTACACATGATTGTACCTAACACAACCAGACTGGGAGGTCATCTGATTTCCCTCCACTGCAGCACACTCTTGAGCAGATGCTAGATAAAcgctggtgaatggataaactatcTCAGCAAAGGATACTTTTATGTCCCTTACCATGTGTCAGAacactcaacaaaataaaaactatgcaGTTGGGACCATGAGGGAAGACTAATTAATCAACACTGAAATACTGGGATGGCATTCAAGGCAAACCCTCACCCATATGACAGGCTCCACTCCTTCAGGGAATTTGACTAGGGACTCGGTCCTTGAAGGAGGCTTTATTTGCTTTAAGAAGCTCTGGAGATAATTCTGTGTAGAAGGAAATGTGTCTATCTGGTGATGCAAGTATGATATTTTGGAGAAGGATACACTCCCTGCATACCTGGTAACAACTTGTCAGACAGCCAGCCACCACCCTTTCCACTTCTGTCTTTTCTTGAAGGCAGACTGGGTCCCTGTAAAGACCtcatggaaaagaaagaaggcatgAGAACCCAGGGCTGACCATAATTCCCACATTCACACACCCCAAAGTCCTGCTGTGAGATTCCCATATACTGCTGCACGCtcaagaaaacacacacatacccactaCCGCTATCAATTCCAGGGCAGTTCTGCCTCAcctaaaggcaaaaaaaaaaaaaaaaaggatggtcaGCCATGCTGCCCACTGGGAAAAGGGTAATagtcttattttacagataatgaaactTAACCGTGGAAATACATAGCACCTCTTCCCAAAGCACACACAGCAGGGGGCTGCTGAAGCATTctgccaggtgcgatggctcacgcttgtaatcccagcactttgggaggtcgagacgggcagatcacttgaggttaggagtttgagaccagcctggccaacatggtgaaactccgtctctactaaaaatacaaaaaattagccaggtgtggtggcacacgcctgtaatcccagctacttgggaggctgaggcaggaaaatcgcttgaacccgggaggcagaggttgcaatgagctgagattgtgccactgcacttccgcctgagcaacagagcaagactctgtctccaaaaaaaaaaaaagaacaaagcattcCCTAGCCCACGTTAGCACCTCAGAAATTAAGTTGCAGTGTTAATGATCAGGCACAGGCCACTGGACTCCACATTGTGCGGGGGGACACCTAAAGCAGGGTCTCTGAAAATGAACAGAAACAGGACTTACCATAGGACAAATCAATGGCTGCCATCCCGCAGGGCTGACGGCTAAATGTGCTTCAAAATGCCTTTCCTTTACTCCAAGGATCACTCCAGGACAGCTTAGGAATCTACACGGACAGAGGTAACCTCCATTCTCTTTATCCAGTGTTAATGGTGTCCTGTTTGTATAAATCATTAAATCATTAATCAACAAGCATTACTTATCAGTCATCAGACATCATTAGCACTCTCTCTGCAGAGCATATAAGTGAAAGCCACTGAAAACGGTGTACACTACAAATATTAGGACCACCAGCTTCCACTACTGAGGAACGGTGTGTGTCAGAAGCCACACTAGCAGCTTTATATACATGCTTAATTATCATAACCACTCTTTACAGTAGATATCAATGACCCCtatttgacaaagaaaaaaaccaggccgggcatggtggctcacacctgtaatcccagcattttgggaagctgaggtgggtgtgtcagttgaggtcaggagttcaagaccagcctggccaacgtggtgaaaccccatctctactgaaaatacaaaaattagctgggcgtggtggtgcgcgcctataatcccagctactgaggagactgaggcaggagaatcgcttgaacctgagagacagaggttgcagtgggccgagatcacaccactgtactccagcctggcaacatagtgagactctgtatcaaaaggtagaaaaaaaaaaagaaaaagaaaaaaaatctacattcaGACAACACTTGGCTTTGGTCCGGAATCATCCAGTTTGGAAGTTGCAAACCAGGACTTGAATGTAGGCAGTTTTGTCCCTGACACCCAATCTGTGGCTGTTCTGACTTTCCCACATGACCAGCGCTGGTCTAAACCTGCACAGTGCAACACCATGGTCACTACCCACATGTGTTATTGAACACCCACTCCATATTAACCTAACATGACCAAAGAAcagaatgtattttaatttaataaaatttatacagctaaaaatttaataaaaattaatcacaATCTTTAATAAATCAAACACAGAACAACAGTGCAAATACTGATTGACAGAATGGAATCTGAATGATGAAAATCACTGAAAACTGAACAGTTCATTATCCATGAACCAGCTACACCCCCACAAGGACGCTACAGCCTTTATTCTACGAATGAGAAGGCTAAAACTCTGAAGTCACACTGGGTTACAGAAACCCCATGTCCAGACTCCTGGTGTAGATTGTACCCACTTCCATGGGTTTCAAACTGGGGATCCTTAGGCTGAAGAGGGCCACAAATGTGTTTCGTTTGGTGAAATCTAAATCaatcatgttattttatttaaacctgAAATATAATTAATGCACAATTAAAAGTGCAGATCTTAGGTATTCAGTGGATGAATTTTGACAATCGCATACACTTGTGTAATCAAAAGCCTCAACGAAATGTAAAACACGTTCGTCTCCCCTGAAAACCTTCTTGCCCCTTCCAGTCTATTCTTTCACTCTCAACTCCAGATAAGCACTCTGTGATTTCCCTCATTTAGCAGACACGACACTGGACAGGTAAATTAGGCAGTGTGCTCATCTCTCGCAAATGTACATCctatcttcatttttctctacTATTTAAACAACATGagataaatattctaaaatctccCACTGCAACTGTGgacttgtctatttcttcttgtgtatCTGTAATGTATACTCCTTTACACATCTTGTAACATTACTGGGTAGATAGATACACACATTGTATCTATCTGGGTATCTAAAGTATCTAAAGTATCTAACATTGCTGGGTAGATAGATACACACATTGAACTTTCCTATTTTTGGAgcaacaaaaccttttatcataaGGAACTCTGTGTGTCTCTAGGAATGTTCTTGGATGATGCTGGGTGACAGACACTGTGACCTGCTTTTCTTTGTGGAGTCTCTGTATCTCATGGGCAGCCTTAGGTATCTTTGGGTGCCAATGTTCTCCTTTACCTGGCATGGAGCCTAAAGGCACCCATTGATGGCTGGACAGACAACTGAGATCCTTCTAAACACTGTTAAAGTACACCCAGACTACAGCCCCTTCACAATTCATAACACAATACACATCTGAGTTTTGAGGAAATGTATTGAACTACTCAATGAATGCAAGGGTGACAGGAATACTGTCTCTTTCTATGCACTTATCCACCACCCAAGGCCTGTCTGCATACCAACGACTGGTTTCCCCCAGTCGCCTGATGTGGATATTTAGTGCTCTCAGTACCCTTACTGGCACCCTAACTTCCTCTGCTCATGAGCCCAACAGCCAGGGTTGCCTGCATTCCAGAGGGCTGTTTCCTGCTTTCCCCAAGTCTGACGACTAGCTCTAGCACCCCCCAAAAGTACAGAGCAGAAGCACTATAGCCCTGCTAAAGGCTGACCCTGAAGGGCAGTACTAAAGGAAAATCTTCCCAGTGGCAGAGCTTCGGGCAGTGTATTGGCCTGCTTCTGGGTCTGCAGTAGGAGTTGACAAGATGCATGCATACACAAACACAGACTCATTAAGAGTTGCCTATGGCTTGGCTGGATGGTCAAAAATGTGGGAGgaatgccaggcgcggtggctcacgcctataatcccagcactttgggaggccacaatcccagcattttgggaggccaaggcgggtggatcacgaggtcaggagtttgaggccagccgggccaatatggtgacatcctgtctctaccaaaaatttaaaaaaaaaaaaaaccagccgggcatggtggctcacacctgtagtcccagctactcgggaggctgaggcagaagaatgggttgggcccaggaggtggaggttgcagtgagccgagatggtgccactgccctccagcctgggtgacagagtgaaactccgtctcaaaaaaaaaaaaaaaaaaaaagtgtgaggaACCAGAGTGGTAACAAGGAAACCTGGGAGAAGGTACATGGACGGACCTCACTGAAAGGACAGATTGTGTCCCATGTGAATGCCTACCAAAGGTGATCCACTAGAAATAAGGCGGACAGAATCACGCACACTAAAGATACCTGTTAACTTTTCCTAGCTACCTCAGTGCTTGCTCAATGGGCCCATTAAAAAATGTTCATGACAGCAGGGATAAAGgctatgcatgggctcagcaataAGGACTTCCCCTTACCAAGTCTGACTCAGCTAACATTACTGCTGGGCCTAATCTCCTGAAAGCAGAAATTAACCCTGAGCACCCAATAGGGCGCCATTCCTTAGAGGAGACCAGCCAGCCATGCTGTAACGGTTCCTCTTCTATCAGGAAATATGACTCATCCTCACCAGAACAGACTCATGTTCTGCTGTGGATTTGCCTTTCGACTAGTTAGGCTTCTGCTGGCACCACCATCCACGGACTCACAACGTGCTTTATCAGCAGTCACGGCCTCCACACAACAGAGTTTCTAAACAAGAAAAGCATCTTACTGCAGAGAAGTGCAACAGTAGAAGCACGTCCTTAAAATCAACTGGTCCCATCGCACAACCCATCACTCAGAAGCAGTGGATCTACGTGAAAAGTAGAATCGCATACTGAAAACTCAGTTACAGGGCCAAATGGGAGACAACCCTTAGAAAGGAATTCTGTCCCACAGGCCAAGGAGTATGCTTTGAGTCAGAGAGCCTTCCATGGTACTGTCTCCCCACAGCCAGAATACATGGGTCCAAGAATTGATgagtgggccaggcgcagtggcccacacctggaatcccagcactttgggaggccgaggcaggtggatcgtttgaggtcaggagctcgtgaccaacccggccaacatggggaaaccccatctctactaaaaacacaaaaaattagttgggcatggtgacacatgcctgtaatcgcagctacttgggaggttgaggcaggagaatggtttgaacctgggaggcggaggttgcagtgagccgagattgtgccactgcactccagcctgagtgacagagcaggactctgtctcaaaacaaaaaacaaaacaggccaggcgcggtggctcacgcctgtaatctcagcactttgggaggccaaggcgggcagatcacaagatcaggagatcgcgactatcctggttaacaccatgaaaccccgtctctactaaaaatacaaaaaattagccaggcgtggtggcaggtgcctgtagtcccagctaccaggagtctgaggcaggagaatggcatgaacccgggaggtggagcttgcagtgagctgagatcgcgccactgcactccagtctgggtgacagagtgaggctccgtctcaaaaaaacaaaaacaaaaacaaaaaaacaaaaaaaatagaactgaTGGGTGAAGGTGGAATTAACTCCACTGACAGAAGTTTGCTTCCACTCCCAGCGACTCAGAGCACTGCTGGTCCAGAAATCTTCTTAGTCCCTAGTGGAAAATGCCTCCCCCGTTACGGTTCCAATGCACTGGAACAGGAGATTGCCACCTGGCCCTTTTGGGCTTCATATACCACTAAcccaagagggaaaaaaaaaaaaaaggttaatctACTGGCTGGAGTGGTTAATCCCAATTATCAAAGGAAAACTGTGGCACTGCTAGACAACTGAGGCAAGGAGGATGAAGTGATGAAGTGTAGAACCTCTGAGTACTTCTATACTCCATAGAAAAGGTTAACGGAAAACCACAGCTGAACGAAGGCAGGACAACAGAGGACTCGGACTCTGGGCGAAGGAAGATTTGGATCGCTCCTCCCTGGTACAAAACCCGGAGCAGCTGAGGTTCAAGTGGAAGGCTGGGAAAATATGGAATTAGTCCCTGAAGAAGTAAACCGTGGACATCAACTGCAACCTCAAGACCagtgacagaaacaagaaatgtagTTTTGCACATTTTCTCTGTGCTTGTTATATCTATGTGTGTCTATATCCATGTGTTTATTTATATGAATCATTTACTTCTATCTTTTTCCcgcttttattttatatacacattattAGAGGTTACATGTGTAATTGTGTCTTTAGGAAACAGAATCGTTAGAATGGGACTAAATTTGAGGAGTAACTGACACGGCCCGTGGTGGGAAAACAAAGGACTGTTTGAACTGCACATCTTCTCAGTCTGGGGATGGGTGAGGACTTCTTCTCTCGTATCTTCTTAGGTAGGAGTATGGACTTGTTTAATTATTCCAAAGAAGCTCCTATGTGTGTAGGAGAGTGCATATGGATGGTAAAGAACCAAAGAGTGAAATATGCCAGTTAGCTGTTTATGTATCTCAGCTCCAATACCCCCATCGCCTTTGTCTTAGTTAAAACTTCCCCTGCCTGTGTAGCTGTTTGTTATATGGCCCGCTTGTTCCTCACCTCACTGGCCTCAAACCCAACACATCTCACAGCTGCTGACTACAATGAAACTTAGTGGCCAACACCAGAGTCATATAAATAAGACCTTTCCTTTGTGCAGCCAATCCACAACCCCCAAAGGAAGGCCTGAAGGATAACGTCCATGGACCTTAATAAAGCAAGGCCCCACAGGTCCTCTCTCATTCCTACCCCACAGGTTGAGCACCCGGCTGTCTCTGGACTTCCATCAGCCTCCGAGAGCAGCCTCCTGTTCCAGGGATCTGTGAGTAGGAGGGCGCTTCTGACATTTCACGTGTTTTGTTGTGCTGCCTCCTCTACATGTTGCCTGCCCAACACACTGGAATGTAACTCTCCTCCCCATCTGGGTAGGGCTAGAATTTGCAGCCACtcttcagagacagagagagaccccttAGACCAAAACAGAGGAAAATATACTCAGTGCAGTGAACAGGGTGTGTAGTCACAACCCGAGGGACACAAGCCCAGGCCTTCAGATTGCTCTTGGCCTGCTTACTACCTGGCCCACCCACATGGCTGATGCCATATGGGAGGGCTCCGTGGCCTGCTGGGGTGCCTCCCTGCTGCTGTGCACTGCTGCCTGGTGTCTTTGTGGAACGCTGCCAAAACTCCCCTCCCTAAATTGGGTGGGTCCTCCATAGTCCAAGTGCTCCCTGGGACTCACCAACTGCTAGCCTTGGGAGGGCAACAGGGGTATGACACTCACTATCCAAGGCTGCTGTCACTTCCCCAGATAGGAACTGCTGGGCTGGAGGAAGCCAGCTGTATTCCCAAGGCCTCACTCTGGCACCGCGGGGTTGCTACTGAGAGGCAGAAGTGGGTAAGGCAGGCTCTGGGCCAATCAGAGCGTTAGCGGAGTGCAAGAGGAAGACCAGCATTCTGACTGCCTGCTGAGTGGAGAGACAGTACGGACAAGACCACCAGACTTC is a genomic window containing:
- the LOC713783 gene encoding uncharacterized protein LOC713783 isoform X2, translating into MLGLDIALARSDNGREPAVKGVVKVPVCPRPPRGLFREALPAPLASAGAKKSLKLSLVRPWARSPFGISQTSFRRSSQVDCGPSSPPSPGPGESGASGTPLTLDKENGGYLCPCRFLSCPGVILGVKERHFEAHLAVSPAGWQPLICPMVRQNCPGIDSGSGDPVCLQEKTEVERVVAGCLTSCYQDSVTFDDLAVDFTPEEWTLLDPTQRNLYRDVMLENYKNLATVGYQLFKPSLISWLEQEESRTVQRGDFQEWKVQLKTKESALQQDFLGEPNSSGIQMIGSYNGGEANDVKQCGDVSSEHSCLKTHVRTQNSENAFECHLYGVDFLTLHKKTSTGEQRSVFSQCGKAFSLTPDVVHQRMCTGDKAFDCSDSGKSFVNHSHLQGHLRTHNRESLHEWKECGRGFIHSTDLAVHIQSHSSEKPYKCKECGKSFRYSAYLNIHMGTHTGDNPYECKECGKAFTRSCQLTQHRKTHTGEKPYKCKDCGKAFTVSSCLSQHMKSHVGEKPYECKECGIAFTTSSQLTEHLKTHTAKDPFECKICGKYFRNSSCLSDHFRIHTGIKPYKCKDCGKAFTQNSDLTKHARTHSGERPYECKECGKAFARSSRLSEHTRTHTGEKPFECVKCGKAFAISSNLSGHLRIHTGEKPFECLECGKAFTHSSSLNNHMRTHSAKKPYTCMECGKAFKFPTCVNLHMRIHTGEKPYKCKQCGKSFSYSNSFQLHERTHTGEKPYECKECGKAFSSSSSFRNHERRHADERLSV
- the LOC713783 gene encoding uncharacterized protein LOC713783 isoform X5, translated to MAAIDLSYGLYRDPVCLQEKTEVERVVAGCLTSCYQDSVTFDDLAVDFTPEEWTLLDPTQRNLYRDVMLENYKNLATVGYQLFKPSLISWLEQEESRTVQRGDFQASEWKVQLKTKESALQQDFLGEPNSSGIQMIGSYNGGEANDVKQCGDVSSEHSCLKTHVRTQNSENAFECHLYGVDFLTLHKKTSTGEQRSVFSQCGKAFSLTPDVVHQRMCTGDKAFDCSDSGKSFVNHSHLQGHLRTHNRESLHEWKECGRGFIHSTDLAVHIQSHSSEKPYKCKECGKSFRYSAYLNIHMGTHTGDNPYECKECGKAFTRSCQLTQHRKTHTGEKPYKCKDCGKAFTVSSCLSQHMKSHVGEKPYECKECGIAFTTSSQLTEHLKTHTAKDPFECKICGKYFRNSSCLSDHFRIHTGIKPYKCKDCGKAFTQNSDLTKHARTHSGERPYECKECGKAFARSSRLSEHTRTHTGEKPFECVKCGKAFAISSNLSGHLRIHTGEKPFECLECGKAFTHSSSLNNHMRTHSAKKPYTCMECGKAFKFPTCVNLHMRIHTGEKPYKCKQCGKSFSYSNSFQLHERTHTGEKPYECKECGKAFSSSSSFRNHERRHADERLSV
- the LOC713783 gene encoding uncharacterized protein LOC713783 isoform X6; protein product: MAAIDLSYGLYRDPVCLQEKTEVERVVAGCLTSCYQDSVTFDDLAVDFTPEEWTLLDPTQRNLYRDVMLENYKNLATVGYQLFKPSLISWLEQEESRTVQRGDFQEWKVQLKTKESALQQDFLGEPNSSGIQMIGSYNGGEANDVKQCGDVSSEHSCLKTHVRTQNSENAFECHLYGVDFLTLHKKTSTGEQRSVFSQCGKAFSLTPDVVHQRMCTGDKAFDCSDSGKSFVNHSHLQGHLRTHNRESLHEWKECGRGFIHSTDLAVHIQSHSSEKPYKCKECGKSFRYSAYLNIHMGTHTGDNPYECKECGKAFTRSCQLTQHRKTHTGEKPYKCKDCGKAFTVSSCLSQHMKSHVGEKPYECKECGIAFTTSSQLTEHLKTHTAKDPFECKICGKYFRNSSCLSDHFRIHTGIKPYKCKDCGKAFTQNSDLTKHARTHSGERPYECKECGKAFARSSRLSEHTRTHTGEKPFECVKCGKAFAISSNLSGHLRIHTGEKPFECLECGKAFTHSSSLNNHMRTHSAKKPYTCMECGKAFKFPTCVNLHMRIHTGEKPYKCKQCGKSFSYSNSFQLHERTHTGEKPYECKECGKAFSSSSSFRNHERRHADERLSV
- the LOC713783 gene encoding uncharacterized protein LOC713783 isoform X1, which translates into the protein MLGLDIALARSDNGREPAVKGVVKVPVCPRPPRGLFREALPAPLASAGAKKSLKLSLVRPWARSPFGISQTSFRRSSQVDCGPSSPPSPGPGESGASGTPLTLDKENGGYLCPCRFLSCPGVILGVKERHFEAHLAVSPAGWQPLICPMVRQNCPGIDSGSGDPVCLQEKTEVERVVAGCLTSCYQDSVTFDDLAVDFTPEEWTLLDPTQRNLYRDVMLENYKNLATVGYQLFKPSLISWLEQEESRTVQRGDFQASEWKVQLKTKESALQQDFLGEPNSSGIQMIGSYNGGEANDVKQCGDVSSEHSCLKTHVRTQNSENAFECHLYGVDFLTLHKKTSTGEQRSVFSQCGKAFSLTPDVVHQRMCTGDKAFDCSDSGKSFVNHSHLQGHLRTHNRESLHEWKECGRGFIHSTDLAVHIQSHSSEKPYKCKECGKSFRYSAYLNIHMGTHTGDNPYECKECGKAFTRSCQLTQHRKTHTGEKPYKCKDCGKAFTVSSCLSQHMKSHVGEKPYECKECGIAFTTSSQLTEHLKTHTAKDPFECKICGKYFRNSSCLSDHFRIHTGIKPYKCKDCGKAFTQNSDLTKHARTHSGERPYECKECGKAFARSSRLSEHTRTHTGEKPFECVKCGKAFAISSNLSGHLRIHTGEKPFECLECGKAFTHSSSLNNHMRTHSAKKPYTCMECGKAFKFPTCVNLHMRIHTGEKPYKCKQCGKSFSYSNSFQLHERTHTGEKPYECKECGKAFSSSSSFRNHERRHADERLSV